The sequence CTAAGCAATATGAGACCAATTCAACGAgccattaattattaatgtgtTTTGTCTCTCCATATTAATTGCTTTTAGGTATAATTTATTGCAATCTCCTCCCCATGATCCACCGCCTGCATttgttaatttaataaattatattttatccacaataataataataataaactaatatatatatgatttagaCACTAATATAGGATCTTACTTTGATCTAATCCAACCGACAGAATTATCCTCAAATTTGTCAAAGAAAAACAGTCTTATTAACATTAGATCACAAGCAGTGTACTGATCCCTTGAAACCCTGAAATACAAAAGCtcgacaaaaaagaaaatagaaatacatAAACCAAGTTAAGAAATGGAAACAGGCAAACAACCCTACAACTCATAATGAGCAGCtgcctcctcttcttcttcttccaccaaAGTTTTCAGTTTTACATTATCAGAGTTCCTCACGGAGCAATTTGCACGAACTTCTCCTTTCGTGCCAGTCAACACGCTAAGTTGCCCCATCTTGGTCATGAAATCAACAAACTTCTCAAAGAAGAGCTCCTCATCAACAGCAAAGCTAGTGACAATGTCCCTTGTCCTTTTATCAGTGTACAAATCTTGGTCTGAGGTGAACAAGCCTTGGCGATTCATGAGATCAACATAGTACTTATTATCAAACTTGTTGGGGGACCGGATATCCAAAACTGTGGAGCCATTGGAATCCAATGTGGGACATATTTCCTTGAGGTCTTTGGCGAAGGTCTTGTCCATGGTAGAGTCTTGAGTCGGGTAGAGGCGACCAGTGAAGCCGGCACAGTGACCGACGCCGATGGTGTGACCACCGGAGAGGGCTACGATATCGGTGGCGTCAAAGTTTTTGGAGGACAGGTTGGCAAGAAGGTCACTGGTGGTGCTTGTAGGTGGGGGGAGGTTGGCCAATGTTACTTCCTGTGTTGCAAAGTTTAGTCCGTCCCGCCTTCCAAGTGGCACGGCATAATCGGGGCCTCCTGACTGCAGGGAGTAAGAGGTTCAGCATAAGTTACATGAAATATTTTCCAAGGCAATACCTACTAATGCatgtttatgaaaaaaaatatagtttctCTAATTGATTTCCAAGCTTCATTGCAGAACTGCAAATAATTTCATCTAGTTGCTGGTCCAACAGAAGatacaaatctcaaatctcgcagagaaataaacaaataaaataaattttatttttatgtcaatttttataGCTAATTTAGTTGTTGCTTCAATTATGGAATTACTGacttttattagattaaaaaaaataatgagatactataaaaataaatctccttaTTGACATAGTtttatattagatatattttataataaaattaattttttaatttaatatatcatattaaataattggttagtttatttttatgatattttttgtattaaattattttttaaagagattcgTTCCaatcacaaagagattatataaaaatatatttaaaaattgatgtgacttcctgagatgagttaaatgtattttataataaaaataattttacaatacgACGGACTACATTAAAggttataaatttaattttatatgattcttttgttgataaagtatttctatttataaatttatttttatatgattcttttatttcttttattcttaaatatttctctttcttcaattaaaaaattaaaaaaaacaggaaaaaaaaaaagaaaaaaaaaagaggagggagaagaaaaagaagaagatggagaggaGAGTACGAAGAATATAAGTGACAAACTGGCGTTTGGTGGTGAATTAGCTGTCTAGATTCTATGCAGTGCGACAAAAAAGTAAAGAGGATGTACTAAAGGACCAAAGGTAAGCAGTAAGCACCAGAAAAACAGCATCACGCGCAGCAAGAGCAGTGATGTCCGCGCAAGAAACGACCCTTCCGCACTTGTCATGGACGAGGTCACGGAGATCACTGATGATCTCAAAAGCCTTAGCTCTCAAGGTGAGGTTTGGAGGCGCATCCTGCTCGCTCGGACCACTGGCTGATCCATCAAGCAACACAGAAGCATCACATCCCTGCATCGAAAGTGAGATGCAAAAATTTAAGGAATAAAACAGTTTAATATGGCTAAGAAATGCTCACAAAATGTTGTTTGCTACCGAAACATGCcataaaaaacccaaaaaaaaagttttggttAAGGCTAATAAACTTTGTTTGATTAGCAAGTAAGTTTAGCCTGAGATGAAGTTGTCTTTTCTTGTATTAGAATGGCCCATGTGAAAAGGACAAGTCCAGACTTTTCTTCTCTATAGATACTGGAAGTCATGGAGAAGTCCTATTTCCTATTTGCAGACATGATCAAGGAACTAAAATTGAGAAGATCGATCAAGATTAGGGCTATTAGTAAGATAGAAAGCTTTTCATGGAGGAAAAGCAGTCACCCATTATTTTTTATGCTGTCAAAACACTTTTTCTACAGAGttttgcaatgatttttaaAGCGTTCAAGTGCATAATCTTCTGATGATGAGCTTAAGCTAGACTAGTTTTGTTACCTGAACAAAGCAGTCATGGAAATGGAGGCGCAGCAAGCCTGCAGCTTGGCCGATATCCTCCTTGAAAACCTTCTTGAGCTGCTTTCTGACGATGGATTCAAGCTTAGGGCATTTAGAGTCGTAGAATGACCATGAGAGCCCTTTCACTATAGGGACGGAGGATTTTACCTCTGCGGCAAAAGCATAGGAAACCAGTAAAAGAGAAGAAATCAAAAGCACAGAGGAAAAAGAAGTAAAACCAGCCATGGTGGGTTTTGATTGTGCAGAGAAAGAGCAAATGGGGGAGCTTTATATAAAAACCAGACAGCTTAGATGGTAAGCTTGCAGACGATTACAGTACAAGATATTTGAATAGTCTCACCTTGGACTTTTCAAGGGAATGGGAAGGGTACCTCAAAATGTCCAAAAAGCCATGGATTATTGTAACACTTTCACACTGCAAGTTTGCaacttggaatataaaaaaGCGTGTGGAGTTCACAAGATTCGAAATCTTATCCGTTACTGTTAAGACTGGCAAAACATTAACAGCATAAAAAAAgcagataacattttttttttctattttctaccaAATCTAATCAAATTTGGCAACCAAGAGAAAAATAGACGTTGTTAGTGGACAAGCGGCACACTCCTTTGTTTAGGAAATAGGGacacgaaaaataaaatttaaaaatatcattataatttttttaaattttcatattaaatataataaataattcaattttttataattttataatagtattaatattaaaaataatatttttttcaactttttacttttatctaaaataatctcatctcatatcgagtaatattatatactacactctcattctattttgatcatattaagtgATATGTGACACAttaatcaccattaaatgataaagaaacatgtaataaataattatttaatagtgataaatatatcacatcatacttaatgagatgaaagtgagatgttaatatattgtatagaattttcttattaGATATAATCTTATGATTTGTAAGTTTGcgcactctttttgaaaaaaaaaaatatgatttattaataaaaaaactaatttttttttcatgagtatcaaatttatataatttaaaaaaaaaatacgtgagATTTTCGGACTATAAATATCCTTTCCCTATTTCCATATTTGTAATGCAGATTAACAATGAGATTAATCATGCTGAGTGATCTCTGCTTTCAGGTAATTGGCCGGCCCCATCAAATTTACTCCAATTTTATGGGCAAATATGCCAAATAAGATAACGCGTCACTGTACAATTAATGATCCAccatttttactttaaaaagtgGTTGAGAACTGAGACACCTTCAAAACAACACCCTCTGCAGGTAACAAACATGCTAGCCAGTCGGATTTGTTTTTCTACTActttttgtgagattttggGAGATtcttttatgcaattttttttttttttttttgaaatacttgttagaaaattttgagtaacatattaatttatagaattttgtaaaattaacgGTGTATATTAGAATTGTGTTTGaagtaataaaatttcttagattttttaGATAGGCCAtcgaaatattttttaaaaaggaaatttttgtgagagattattttagattttgtcaCTAAAATCAagataatgtattttaattattttagaataaaaatatttagagcaaaaataataatttctcaatCCTCTTTCTTACATTGTGCCTTTCTTTAGTCTGATCTATGCGTCATTGGataacctttttctttttatatggaTAACGTCATTGGataacttttaaatttgatGTCATCATACTTTCTTAAAATATacttgcaattaaaaaaaaaaaaaaaccccatcaaatcttagtatttaaattaaatagacAATGAAATCTATACATcgatttaataataaaatacctcattacaataaatatttaaaaaaaatgatatctacaatcataaaatatataaacgtCGTGTAAtctctttaaaagaataaataaatataagatttatataaaaaaaatttaattgttaataataaatcttatttttttaaaaaataattatacttaatattattctttataaaataataaataaataaataaaaagagagagagattgattaTAGTATTGAATAATCTGAAGTCATAATTGCCTAAGCAAGACTCCAAATGACTAACTTTATAGGAGCAACTTTCTAGGGAACTTCCATGCTTtacagtatttttttatttttttttatttatttattttttcatggcAC comes from Juglans microcarpa x Juglans regia isolate MS1-56 chromosome 8S, Jm3101_v1.0, whole genome shotgun sequence and encodes:
- the LOC121244465 gene encoding peroxidase 12-like, producing the protein MAGFTSFSSVLLISSLLLVSYAFAAEVKSSVPIVKGLSWSFYDSKCPKLESIVRKQLKKVFKEDIGQAAGLLRLHFHDCFVQGCDASVLLDGSASGPSEQDAPPNLTLRAKAFEIISDLRDLVHDKCGRVVSCADITALAARDAVFLSGGPDYAVPLGRRDGLNFATQEVTLANLPPPTSTTSDLLANLSSKNFDATDIVALSGGHTIGVGHCAGFTGRLYPTQDSTMDKTFAKDLKEICPTLDSNGSTVLDIRSPNKFDNKYYVDLMNRQGLFTSDQDLYTDKRTRDIVTSFAVDEELFFEKFVDFMTKMGQLSVLTGTKGEVRANCSVRNSDNVKLKTLVEEEEEEAAAHYEL